In bacterium 336/3, the following proteins share a genomic window:
- a CDS encoding methionine synthase: MTTNIYEILKERILVLDGAMGTMIQQYKLTEEDYRGERFKDFPHDLKGNNDLLSITQPEIIKEIHRKYLEAGADILETNTFNSTSVSMADYHMEDLVYELNYLSAKIAKEVCETYKTITPDRPRFVAGSLGPTSKTTSLSPDVNNPGFRAITFDELVEAYTEQIRGLVEGGADLLLVETIFDTLNAKAALFAIESFFEKTGKKLPIMVSGTITDASGRTLSGQTAEAFLISVSHLPLLSVGFNCALGADLLRPYSEEIAQKAPFFTSAHPNAGLPNAFGEYDQTPEEMASIIDGFLKDELVNIIGGCCGTSPAHIKAIADLTKKYKPRPLPQNDEISKYSGLEPLKATKEIRFINVGERTNVTGSRAFAKLIKEEKYEEALAVARNQVEGGAQMIDVNMDEGMLDSEAVMVTFLNLIASEPDIAKLPIMIDSSKWSVIEAGLKCVQGKAVVNSISLKEGEVDFIKKANLVKKYGAAVIVMAFDENGQADSYERRIEICERAYNILTEQVGFPANDIIFDPNILTVATGIEEHNNYAIDFVNATRWIKENLPHAKVSGGVSNISFSFRGNEVVREAMHSAFLYKAIHAGMDMGIVNAGQLAVYEDIPKDLLELVEDVLWNRRPDSTERLVSFAEKIKDKGGKTQEVDLSWRNEPVAKRLAYALMKGIADYIEVDVEEARHTFERPLQVIEGPLMDGMNIVGDLFGEGKMFLPQVVKSARVMKKAVAYLMPFMEEEKLKNADTSSSSAGKILLATVKGDVHDIGKNIVGVVLACNGFEIIDLGVMVSTQKILEAAKKENVDIIGLSGLITPSLDEMVGVAKEMEREGFKVPLLIGGATTSKAHTAVKIAHNYSGAVVHVLDASRSVPVATKLLTKEAGESEKFVADIKEEYIKIKEDFLNRKSDKNYISLEEARKNKVKIDWNSQTITKPQFLGNQYFINYDLAEIAKYIDWTPFFQTWELAGKFPKILDDEIVGVEARKLYADAQKMLEKIIAEKSLQANAVIGFYPCNSVGDDDIVLYDFENVEVTTQCDKHGEHKHQVSQPKKKQEKEQDADILVAENNFETLEVLHTLRQQNQKAENLPNFALADFIAPQETGKTDYMGFFAVTAGIGIEKIVEAYEKDHDDYNAIMVKAIADRLAEAFAELMHERTRKEFWGYVKNEHFTNEDLIKEKYIGIRPAPGYPACPDHTEKGMIFQLLQATEKIGITLTESYAMYPTAAVSGMYFSNAESKYFGLGKIGKDQVEDYAKRKKMTLDEAERWLSPVLNY, translated from the coding sequence ATGACGACTAATATTTACGAAATACTGAAAGAGAGAATCCTTGTGCTGGATGGTGCAATGGGGACAATGATTCAGCAATATAAGCTGACTGAAGAAGACTATCGTGGTGAAAGATTTAAAGATTTCCCTCATGATTTGAAGGGAAATAATGACTTGCTTTCTATTACACAGCCCGAAATTATCAAAGAAATCCATAGAAAATACCTAGAAGCAGGTGCTGATATTTTAGAAACCAATACTTTTAATAGTACTTCTGTTTCGATGGCAGATTATCACATGGAAGATTTGGTGTATGAACTAAATTATTTATCTGCAAAAATTGCTAAAGAAGTTTGTGAAACATATAAAACTATTACTCCTGATAGACCTCGTTTTGTAGCAGGTTCGTTAGGTCCAACCAGCAAAACCACTTCGCTTTCTCCTGATGTCAATAACCCTGGATTTAGAGCTATTACTTTTGATGAGCTCGTAGAAGCTTATACAGAACAGATAAGAGGTTTGGTAGAGGGTGGGGCAGATTTATTACTTGTTGAAACTATTTTTGACACGCTAAATGCCAAAGCCGCTTTATTTGCTATAGAAAGTTTCTTTGAAAAAACAGGTAAAAAACTACCTATCATGGTTTCTGGAACTATCACTGATGCTTCAGGACGCACACTTTCAGGGCAAACAGCAGAAGCATTTTTAATTTCAGTTTCACATTTGCCATTACTTTCTGTAGGTTTCAATTGTGCTTTAGGTGCTGACTTATTACGTCCGTATTCAGAAGAAATTGCTCAGAAAGCTCCATTTTTTACATCTGCACACCCCAACGCAGGCTTACCCAATGCCTTTGGAGAGTACGATCAAACTCCTGAAGAAATGGCATCCATTATTGATGGCTTTTTGAAAGATGAGCTTGTCAATATTATTGGTGGCTGTTGTGGCACTTCACCAGCTCACATCAAGGCTATTGCAGACCTTACTAAAAAATATAAGCCTCGTCCATTGCCTCAGAACGATGAAATTTCTAAATATTCAGGTTTAGAGCCTCTCAAAGCTACCAAAGAAATTCGTTTCATCAATGTGGGTGAGCGTACCAACGTAACAGGTTCAAGGGCTTTTGCAAAGCTTATCAAAGAAGAAAAATATGAAGAGGCTTTGGCTGTAGCTCGTAATCAAGTAGAGGGTGGAGCTCAGATGATAGATGTAAACATGGATGAAGGGATGCTAGATTCTGAAGCCGTCATGGTTACCTTTCTAAACCTAATTGCCTCAGAACCAGATATTGCAAAACTACCTATCATGATTGACAGCTCTAAGTGGAGTGTTATTGAAGCTGGTTTAAAATGTGTACAAGGAAAAGCTGTTGTAAACTCTATTTCACTTAAAGAAGGTGAAGTGGATTTTATCAAGAAAGCTAATTTAGTTAAAAAATATGGTGCAGCCGTGATTGTAATGGCTTTTGATGAAAATGGACAAGCTGATAGTTATGAACGCCGTATTGAAATCTGTGAAAGAGCCTATAATATTCTTACTGAGCAAGTAGGTTTCCCTGCCAACGATATTATTTTTGACCCTAATATCCTCACTGTTGCCACAGGTATCGAAGAACACAATAATTATGCAATAGATTTTGTAAATGCAACCCGTTGGATAAAAGAAAATTTACCTCATGCTAAAGTTTCTGGTGGTGTAAGTAATATATCTTTCAGCTTTAGAGGCAATGAAGTAGTTCGTGAGGCGATGCACTCAGCATTTTTATACAAAGCCATCCATGCTGGTATGGATATGGGCATTGTAAATGCAGGACAATTGGCTGTTTATGAAGATATTCCAAAAGATTTATTGGAATTGGTAGAAGATGTTCTTTGGAATAGAAGACCTGATTCTACTGAAAGATTGGTTTCTTTTGCCGAAAAAATTAAAGATAAAGGAGGGAAAACCCAAGAAGTAGATTTATCGTGGAGAAACGAACCTGTAGCCAAACGTTTGGCTTATGCCTTGATGAAAGGTATTGCAGATTATATTGAAGTAGATGTAGAAGAAGCCAGACATACTTTTGAAAGACCATTACAAGTGATTGAAGGTCCATTGATGGATGGAATGAACATCGTAGGTGATTTGTTTGGAGAAGGTAAAATGTTCTTGCCTCAAGTAGTAAAATCAGCAAGGGTGATGAAAAAAGCTGTGGCATATCTCATGCCTTTTATGGAAGAAGAAAAATTAAAAAATGCTGATACATCCTCTTCTTCGGCTGGGAAAATTCTTTTGGCTACTGTAAAAGGAGATGTTCATGATATTGGTAAAAATATTGTGGGTGTAGTACTTGCTTGTAATGGCTTTGAAATCATTGACTTAGGTGTAATGGTTTCTACACAAAAAATCTTGGAAGCGGCCAAAAAAGAAAATGTAGATATTATCGGACTTTCAGGGCTTATCACGCCAAGTCTTGATGAAATGGTGGGTGTTGCCAAAGAAATGGAGCGTGAAGGCTTTAAAGTACCCTTGTTGATTGGTGGAGCAACAACTTCTAAAGCTCATACAGCTGTAAAAATTGCTCATAACTATTCTGGTGCTGTAGTTCATGTATTAGATGCCAGCCGAAGTGTACCTGTTGCAACCAAATTACTCACCAAAGAAGCAGGGGAGAGTGAAAAGTTTGTAGCTGATATTAAAGAAGAATACATTAAAATTAAAGAAGACTTTTTGAACAGAAAATCTGATAAAAACTATATTTCTTTAGAAGAAGCTCGTAAAAATAAGGTAAAAATTGATTGGAACAGCCAAACAATTACAAAACCTCAATTTTTAGGAAATCAGTATTTTATCAATTACGATTTAGCTGAAATAGCAAAATATATTGACTGGACTCCTTTCTTCCAAACTTGGGAGTTGGCAGGGAAATTCCCTAAAATCTTAGATGATGAAATCGTTGGGGTAGAGGCTCGAAAGCTTTATGCAGATGCTCAAAAAATGCTTGAGAAAATTATTGCAGAGAAATCTCTACAAGCCAATGCAGTCATAGGTTTTTACCCATGCAACAGTGTAGGAGATGACGATATTGTTTTATATGATTTTGAAAATGTAGAAGTTACTACACAATGCGATAAACATGGTGAACACAAACATCAAGTTTCCCAACCTAAGAAAAAACAGGAAAAAGAACAAGATGCTGACATTCTGGTAGCAGAAAATAATTTTGAAACGCTTGAAGTATTGCATACACTTCGTCAGCAGAACCAAAAAGCTGAAAATTTACCAAACTTTGCCTTAGCAGATTTCATTGCTCCACAAGAAACAGGCAAAACAGACTATATGGGCTTTTTTGCTGTTACAGCGGGTATTGGTATCGAAAAAATTGTTGAAGCTTACGAAAAAGACCATGACGATTACAATGCCATTATGGTAAAAGCCATTGCAGATCGTTTGGCAGAAGCATTTGCTGAACTGATGCATGAGCGTACACGCAAAGAGTTTTGGGGTTATGTGAAGAATGAGCATTTTACAAATGAAGATTTGATTAAAGAAAAATACATTGGTATACGCCCTGCTCCAGGGTATCCTGCATGCCCCGACCACACAGAAAAAGGCATGATTTTCCAGCTTTTACAAGCAACTGAAAAAATAGGCATTACGCTTACAGAAAGCTATGCGATGTATCCCACAGCAGCCGTTTCAGGAATGTATTTTTCCAATGCAGAAAGTAAATATTTTGGTTTAGGAAAGATAGGAAAAGACCAAGTAGAAGATTACGCCAAACGCAAAAAAATGACTTTAGATGAAGCAGAACGCTGGTTAAGCCCTGTTTTGAATTATTAA
- a CDS encoding peptidase M41, translated as MMVIDKQELAAKKKKLEECKEYLKTEFIGIDNIIDDLINYIEIWYLIPEILNRPIIVNLWGMTGVGKTDLIRKMVKFIDFQDRFAEIELSNIDQSGWSNSVAQILENYEINDEKPSIILFDEIQRFNTLDEEGRPMPQTKFTDFWELLSDGRLSRKERQDLDYILFNYMNRKKDKERRKARGEDMYEEGSSVSLWDAKDLKKNLSLDSNYDEITELTESQVVDLILQSKKKKKIYEPINHSKSLIIISGNLDEAFRMADQTSEADVDADIFHAFTKKITLVDIKNALSRKFRPEQVARFGNIHLIYNSLRRIDFENLIEKEIQKIIIDRKEKLNIDITITKKMNELIYNNGVFPVQGVRPVFSSIIDILESCLNQFVFTAIINDFTNIHIDYNKKEQRIEALVGNVKSEYPYVGRIDKIRESNLDDVVANISVHEAGHAVVYMKLMGLAPLQLKSKIASSYAGGFTFPHQIYETKENIINKIKIYLAGGIAEEIIFGKQKASVGRSHDRDQITVLASDYFRRFGFDDAFQAVYSLEAYPYKLDSYVTDAEIEKMIAQLVVETNELLMQNIDLLKDISRELANKGSLDSSEIAKISKKHKIEVEVREEGYLHIYEYKKKMME; from the coding sequence ATTATGGTGATAGACAAACAAGAGCTTGCTGCAAAGAAAAAAAAATTAGAAGAGTGTAAAGAATACTTAAAAACAGAATTTATTGGAATTGATAACATCATTGATGACCTTATCAATTATATAGAAATTTGGTATCTGATTCCTGAAATCTTAAACCGTCCCATTATTGTAAACCTTTGGGGAATGACAGGTGTTGGAAAAACAGATTTAATCAGGAAAATGGTTAAATTTATTGATTTCCAAGATCGTTTTGCAGAAATAGAATTAAGTAATATAGACCAAAGTGGTTGGAGCAATAGTGTTGCTCAAATTTTGGAAAATTATGAAATCAATGATGAAAAACCTTCGATTATTTTATTTGATGAAATTCAGCGTTTTAACACGCTCGATGAAGAAGGAAGACCTATGCCTCAAACCAAATTTACAGATTTTTGGGAGCTACTAAGTGATGGAAGATTGAGTAGAAAGGAACGTCAGGATTTAGACTATATTCTGTTTAATTATATGAACAGAAAAAAAGACAAAGAACGCAGAAAAGCTCGTGGTGAAGATATGTATGAAGAAGGAAGTTCTGTGAGTCTTTGGGATGCAAAAGACTTGAAGAAAAATTTGAGTCTGGATTCTAATTATGATGAAATAACTGAACTCACAGAATCGCAGGTAGTAGACTTAATTCTTCAGTCCAAAAAGAAAAAGAAAATCTATGAGCCTATCAACCATAGCAAATCGCTAATTATTATTAGTGGTAATTTGGATGAGGCTTTCAGAATGGCAGATCAAACCAGCGAAGCTGACGTAGATGCAGATATTTTCCATGCATTTACCAAAAAAATTACGTTGGTAGACATTAAAAATGCTCTTTCTCGAAAATTTAGACCTGAGCAAGTAGCTCGTTTTGGTAATATACACCTTATTTACAACTCTTTACGAAGAATAGATTTTGAAAATTTGATTGAAAAAGAGATTCAAAAAATTATTATTGATCGTAAAGAAAAGCTAAATATTGATATTACGATTACCAAGAAAATGAATGAATTAATTTATAACAATGGCGTTTTTCCTGTACAAGGCGTACGCCCTGTGTTTAGTAGCATCATTGACATTTTAGAATCTTGCTTGAATCAGTTTGTGTTTACAGCCATTATCAACGATTTTACAAATATCCATATTGACTACAACAAAAAAGAACAAAGAATAGAGGCTTTGGTGGGCAATGTTAAATCGGAATATCCTTACGTGGGACGTATTGATAAAATCAGAGAATCCAACTTGGATGATGTAGTTGCCAATATCAGTGTACATGAGGCAGGACACGCAGTTGTATATATGAAACTCATGGGATTGGCTCCATTGCAATTGAAAAGTAAAATAGCCAGTAGCTATGCAGGTGGCTTCACATTCCCTCATCAGATATACGAAACCAAAGAAAATATTATCAATAAAATCAAGATTTACTTGGCTGGTGGAATAGCTGAAGAAATTATTTTTGGAAAACAGAAAGCCAGTGTCGGTAGAAGCCACGATAGAGACCAAATAACAGTTTTAGCGTCTGATTATTTCAGAAGATTCGGTTTTGATGATGCGTTTCAAGCTGTGTATAGTCTGGAGGCTTATCCTTACAAACTTGATTCGTATGTTACAGATGCTGAGATAGAAAAAATGATAGCTCAATTAGTGGTTGAAACTAATGAACTTCTCATGCAAAATATTGATTTGCTGAAAGATATAAGTAGAGAACTTGCCAATAAAGGAAGTTTAGATTCTTCTGAAATAGCCAAAATATCTAAAAAACATAAAATAGAAGTAGAAGTTCGTGAAGAGGGCTACCTTCATATTTATGAATACAAAAAGAAGATGATGGAGTAA
- a CDS encoding dihydroxynaphthoic acid synthetase (catalyzes the formation of 1,4-dihydroxy-2-naphthoate from O-succinylbenzoyl-CoA), which translates to MSKFAWEAIKEFRDIKFEFFEGIGKITINRPRYRNAFRPETVMEMIEAVDYCRYSDKINVVVLTGEGDKAFCSGGDQNVKGTGGYIGEDGVPRLNVLDLQKKIRSLPKPVIAMVNGYAIGGGHVLHVVCDLSIASDNAIFGQTGPKVGSFDGGFGSSYLARVVGQKKAREIWFLCRQYSAEQALEMGLVNTVVPFDKLEEETVQWCREIQELSPLALRMIKVGLNAELDGQAGIQELAGNATLLYYLTEEAQEGKKAFLEKRKPDFQKYPKFP; encoded by the coding sequence ATGTCAAAATTTGCTTGGGAAGCCATTAAAGAATTCAGAGACATTAAATTTGAGTTTTTTGAAGGTATAGGAAAAATTACTATCAATCGCCCTCGTTATCGTAACGCATTTCGTCCCGAAACGGTTATGGAGATGATTGAAGCTGTTGATTATTGTAGATACAGCGATAAAATTAATGTAGTTGTTCTTACAGGAGAAGGCGATAAAGCCTTTTGTAGTGGTGGCGACCAAAATGTAAAAGGTACAGGTGGATATATTGGAGAGGATGGCGTACCTCGTCTGAATGTGTTGGATTTACAGAAAAAAATCCGTTCCTTACCCAAACCTGTGATTGCAATGGTCAATGGTTATGCCATTGGTGGTGGGCATGTGTTGCATGTTGTTTGCGATTTGAGTATTGCTTCTGACAATGCTATTTTCGGACAAACAGGTCCTAAAGTGGGCAGTTTTGATGGAGGCTTTGGTTCTTCGTATCTGGCTCGTGTGGTAGGGCAGAAAAAAGCTCGTGAAATCTGGTTTTTGTGCAGACAATACAGTGCAGAGCAAGCCTTAGAAATGGGTCTTGTCAATACTGTTGTACCCTTCGATAAATTGGAAGAAGAAACTGTACAATGGTGTAGAGAAATCCAAGAATTGAGCCCTCTTGCATTGCGTATGATAAAAGTGGGTTTGAATGCAGAATTAGACGGACAAGCTGGTATTCAGGAACTTGCAGGAAATGCTACACTTTTATATTACTTGACCGAAGAAGCTCAAGAAGGTAAAAAAGCATTCTTAGAAAAAAGAAAGCCTGACTTCCAAAAATATCCAAAATTCCCTTAG
- a CDS encoding class A beta-lactamase — translation MYSKKILSLLFLLIFVQNSFAQNIRQKIDSLLKTKKADVGIAIYDLQSKDTITWGNYRKYPMQSVYKFHLALAVLHQVDKGKLSLEQKILVKKSDLLPNTWSPLREKYPQGNIELPLSEIIHYTVAISDNNGCDILFRLLGGTKKVHKYIKSLGIKEIAIKATEEEMHKEWDVQFTNWTTPLATVQLLEIFHQKNILSKTSQEFLWKTMVETSTGLKRMKYLLPKNTIIAHKTGTSDNKDGITSAINDMGIIMLPNGNYIAVCVFVSNSKEDFQTNEQIIADVTKMIWDECTK, via the coding sequence ATGTACTCAAAAAAAATTCTTAGCCTTTTATTCTTATTAATATTTGTTCAAAACTCTTTTGCTCAAAATATCAGACAGAAAATAGATAGTTTGCTCAAAACAAAAAAAGCAGATGTAGGAATTGCTATTTATGATTTACAAAGCAAAGACACCATTACATGGGGTAATTATAGAAAGTATCCTATGCAAAGTGTCTATAAGTTTCATTTAGCTTTGGCGGTTTTGCATCAAGTAGATAAAGGTAAATTATCTTTAGAACAGAAAATTTTAGTAAAAAAGTCAGATTTACTGCCCAATACTTGGAGTCCTCTCCGAGAAAAATATCCACAAGGAAATATAGAATTGCCTTTAAGTGAAATTATTCATTATACAGTAGCAATCAGCGATAACAATGGTTGTGATATTCTTTTCAGACTATTGGGAGGTACAAAAAAAGTCCATAAATATATTAAATCTTTAGGAATCAAAGAAATTGCTATCAAAGCAACAGAAGAAGAAATGCACAAAGAGTGGGATGTACAGTTTACCAACTGGACGACACCTTTAGCTACAGTTCAGCTCTTAGAAATTTTTCATCAAAAGAATATTCTTTCTAAAACCTCTCAAGAGTTTCTTTGGAAAACAATGGTCGAAACTTCTACTGGTTTAAAAAGAATGAAATATCTCTTACCTAAAAATACCATTATAGCTCACAAAACAGGAACATCAGACAATAAAGATGGCATTACATCAGCTATTAATGATATGGGTATCATTATGTTACCGAATGGAAACTACATTGCTGTTTGTGTATTTGTGTCTAATTCCAAAGAAGATTTTCAAACCAATGAGCAAATTATTGCAGATGTCACAAAAATGATTTGGGATGAGTGCACAAAATAA
- a CDS encoding 3-phosphoglycerate dehydrogenase, producing MNKYIIIDFDSTFTQVEGLDELARIALEGKPNQQEIVSKIEEITKAGMEGKLSFEQALEQRIQLLSANKNDILKLVEFLESKVSVSFSRNKTFLETYSGNILIISSGFREFIEPIVTKYGIKPENIYANEFVFNESENIIGYDKNILLSKNKGKVLLLKELNLEGEVYVIGDGYTDYEMREAGLANHFYAFTENIERPQVAEKADYILPNLDEFLFIHKLPMQVSYPKHRIKVLLLENVHPKAQEIFKNEGYQVEALKGALNEDELIEKIKDVSILGIRSKTNVTAKVLKHAERLIAIGAYCIGTNQIDLNTCMQKGIAVFNAPYSNTRSVVEMALGEMIILTRQIAEKSQKMHQGIWDKSANNSREIRGKKLGIVGYGNIGSQLSVISEALGMQVYFYDVVDKLALGNAQKCNSLEELLQIADFVTLHVDGRKENENLIGEKEFDLMKQGVVFLNLARGHIVDIEALVKNIRSGKIAGTAVDVFPYEPKTNDESFENELKGLPNVILTPHIGGSTEEAQENIGTYVPNKLIEYINTGSTYASVNIPNLQLPAQKNAHRLLHIHKNTAGILAKINLILANHQINILGQYLKTNEEIGYVITDIDKEYSKDVITDLKEIENTIKFRVLY from the coding sequence ATGAACAAATATATTATTATTGATTTTGACAGCACTTTTACACAAGTAGAAGGCTTGGATGAACTTGCCCGAATAGCCTTAGAGGGCAAACCCAACCAACAAGAAATAGTTTCTAAAATAGAAGAAATTACTAAAGCAGGAATGGAAGGGAAGCTCTCATTTGAACAAGCTTTGGAACAACGCATACAACTACTTTCTGCAAACAAAAACGACATCTTAAAATTGGTTGAGTTTTTAGAAAGTAAAGTATCTGTTTCATTCTCAAGGAATAAGACATTTTTAGAAACTTATTCAGGAAATATTTTAATTATCTCAAGTGGTTTCAGAGAGTTTATAGAGCCTATCGTGACTAAATATGGCATTAAACCTGAAAATATTTATGCCAATGAATTTGTATTCAATGAATCGGAAAATATCATAGGTTATGATAAAAATATTCTCCTCTCTAAAAATAAAGGTAAAGTTCTATTACTCAAAGAATTAAATCTAGAAGGAGAAGTGTATGTAATAGGAGATGGTTATACAGATTACGAAATGAGAGAAGCAGGGCTTGCCAATCATTTTTATGCATTCACAGAAAATATTGAACGCCCACAAGTAGCTGAAAAAGCCGATTACATTCTACCTAATTTAGACGAATTTCTATTTATCCATAAACTACCTATGCAAGTTTCTTATCCAAAACATCGAATAAAAGTTTTATTACTAGAAAATGTACATCCTAAAGCTCAAGAAATTTTTAAGAATGAAGGTTATCAAGTAGAAGCATTGAAAGGAGCCTTGAATGAAGATGAATTAATTGAAAAAATAAAAGATGTATCTATTCTTGGTATACGTTCAAAAACAAATGTAACAGCTAAGGTTTTAAAACATGCTGAAAGACTTATAGCCATTGGAGCTTATTGCATTGGTACAAATCAAATAGACTTAAATACTTGTATGCAAAAAGGGATAGCTGTGTTCAATGCTCCTTATAGCAATACAAGAAGTGTTGTGGAAATGGCTCTTGGTGAAATGATTATACTCACAAGGCAGATTGCAGAGAAAAGTCAGAAAATGCACCAAGGAATTTGGGATAAATCGGCAAACAACAGTAGAGAAATTAGAGGTAAAAAATTGGGAATAGTGGGCTATGGGAATATTGGTTCACAACTTTCTGTCATTTCAGAAGCTTTGGGAATGCAGGTCTATTTTTATGATGTGGTAGATAAATTGGCTTTAGGAAATGCTCAAAAATGCAATAGTTTAGAAGAACTTTTACAAATAGCGGATTTTGTAACACTTCATGTAGATGGCAGAAAAGAAAATGAAAATTTGATAGGAGAAAAAGAATTTGATTTGATGAAGCAAGGAGTTGTTTTCTTGAATTTGGCAAGAGGTCATATTGTTGATATAGAGGCTCTTGTAAAGAATATTCGTTCTGGAAAAATAGCGGGTACAGCTGTAGATGTATTTCCTTATGAACCTAAAACCAATGATGAAAGTTTTGAAAATGAATTGAAAGGCTTACCAAATGTAATTCTCACACCACATATTGGAGGTAGCACAGAAGAAGCTCAGGAAAATATAGGCACTTATGTTCCTAATAAACTCATAGAGTATATCAATACAGGAAGCACTTATGCAAGTGTAAATATCCCAAATTTACAGCTTCCTGCTCAGAAAAATGCTCACAGATTGCTTCATATCCATAAGAATACAGCAGGTATTTTAGCTAAAATAAACCTGATTTTGGCTAATCATCAAATTAATATTTTGGGACAATACTTAAAAACTAATGAAGAAATAGGATATGTAATCACAGATATAGATAAAGAATATAGTAAAGATGTGATTACAGATTTAAAAGAAATAGAAAATACAATCAAGTTTAGAGTGTTGTATTAA
- a CDS encoding NADH dehydrogenase, whose protein sequence is MAVLTKEIIIEDILAKFEGSLILDEQTATDLPLLICKRESIINLLEYLYFHKQFQFQFLTTLCGIHYPDNQGAEFAVMYQVHSLLSNIRLRFKVFLSQDDLHLPTLTTLFASSNWMEREAYDFYGIIFDGHPKLTRIYNVDEMDYHPLRKEYPLEDQTRQDKENLYFGR, encoded by the coding sequence ATGGCTGTACTTACTAAAGAAATTATTATTGAAGATATCTTAGCAAAATTTGAAGGTAGTTTGATTTTGGATGAACAAACAGCAACAGACTTGCCTCTATTGATTTGCAAAAGAGAAAGCATCATCAATCTTTTAGAGTATCTATATTTTCATAAACAATTTCAGTTTCAGTTCCTGACAACACTTTGTGGGATTCATTATCCTGATAATCAAGGAGCAGAGTTTGCGGTGATGTATCAAGTACATAGCCTTTTAAGTAATATTCGTTTGCGTTTTAAGGTGTTTTTATCTCAAGACGATTTGCATCTTCCAACACTTACAACACTATTTGCATCTTCTAATTGGATGGAAAGAGAAGCTTACGATTTCTATGGAATTATCTTTGATGGACACCCGAAGCTGACGAGAATTTATAACGTAGATGAAATGGATTATCACCCACTACGTAAAGAGTATCCTTTGGAAGACCAAACACGCCAAGATAAAGAAAATTTATATTTTGGAAGATAA